From Leishmania mexicana MHOM/GT/2001/U1103 complete genome, chromosome 21, a single genomic window includes:
- a CDS encoding putative protein kinase produces MATVDTVKGRYSSYKLLNEVGRGGSALVYRAQDVATRKDVAVKQLFGNRPQDMEDWLREVDALHTLNNHHCPHVVKYLDHMQQHDRLFLVEEFTEHGSLLRRLKENGKLPEDTACRYIYQVLTALCHMAPWGVVHGDLKASNILLFDGDVVKVTDFALRSHGEDDHEDAERRTTAVSTPSVEAPAHMKGSRAGRGAGEECSGSALSEFRGSAYWAAPEVLAGASKATAASDIWSVGCLAVELLTGAPPHFERPIHNAIHHILKSYYEVLCESEASRVGAGGTSRASTNPATPSAATGSGDDEGPRGPRRKKNGAKDACGAASQKTDVASARRATATTSTHNPPKEPVDVAKTAASGGAVHASDQTEVATPLCEAALLPPLPEDLHLSDECLSFLRMCFRPRGMDRPSAGELLHEPWFLDCTVPQLLRAAREGRPMNGTTGDESVSAGTSSGTRFGVIEQWVKRNLTCDNESRCEAWLNSNALPLLVPALTPRIMTPKYIGNVMWCFSHFAESRSALATLFVNRLGSTELWGVEELTSACDADHLATLFRRCCATQDAQVPVYTPTDPRALRFVLGLEKEKVLACVRALHSRLVLEPTAAAMAEAVSSLTTTTDDTAVDLNDCSASSPDPAAPAHTRAPDCAPVSLQEQHEQQRRARERLLSDGGAAVLCQCVEAQCKAAFLSNTTPMMEWSTMNLLFDVLCTIEPLAGGQALLWGLGADFSGGHTSPSSTVGAGGGAAVVKTLTVVVNPCGGRGGGELNSTCDKPSPATGAPLLVSPISVSPQESILTTAAPAGGGGGPLSSLGSTMGFGCHTVSGLPPESVQWTTSMSWLLAVQEAARHLCEAAVRLLTRYIPVARRCRAEYLEKAGVSLTATLVLVGSSEVVSTEVRCAAVEGLPQLQASSLRAARYLRDPVRCIALLALTLKRSYGVPALTSCLLTAITAMTSEKQMLAACTGCPWVWEALVSLLREVDAADKAAAAADKRTSSLPHSAASTDAGAAEGADAPPALAAASPTSVKSPSASSSNGGGGSNGAAAAFADIVVLLSRWFAEVTPTALLSSPVTAAAAASEPIPSLGHPAASLSLPVLLQTLRRQLVALSQNGRVCHGDLMPDVAKVLRHLAPLEAAAAAASTSTAMVA; encoded by the coding sequence ATGGCCACCGTAGACACCGTCAAGGGGCGTTACTCGTCCTACAAGCTGCTCAACGAAGTTGGCCGTGGTGGCAGTGCGCTCGTGTACCGCGCGCAGGATGTGGCCACACGAAAAGATGTTGCCGTGAAGCAGCTCTTTGGCAACCGGCCGCAGGATATGGAAGACTGGCTGCGCGAGGTGGACGCTCTACACACACTCAACAACCATCACTGCCCGCATGTGGTGAAGTACCTGGACCACATGCAGCAGCACGATCGACTCTTCCTCGTGGAGGAGTTCACCGAGCATGGatcgctgctgcgacgtcTGAAGGAAAACGGCAAGCTTCCGGAGGACACCGCTTGCCGGTATATCTACCAGGTGCTGACGGCCCTGTGTCACATGGCCCCGTGGGGCGTCGTGCACGGTGACTTGAAGGCGTCCAACATTCTTCTCTTCGACGGCGATGTCGTGAAAGTGACCGACTTTGCACTGCGTTCGCATGGCGAGGACGATCACGAGGATGCCGagcggcgcaccaccgcggtCTCCACGCCTTCTGTCGAAGCACCGGCCCACATGAAGGGCAGCCGCGCCGGGAGGGGCGCTGGTGAAGAGTGCTCTGGCTCCGCCCTCTCGGAGTTCCGCGGCTCCGCTTACTGGGCAGCGCCGGAAGTCCTCGCCGGTGCCTCgaaggcaacggcggcgagcgACATCTGGTCGGTGGGCTGTCtcgcggtggagctgctcacGGGCGCCCCCCCGCACTTTGAGCGCCCCATCCACAACGCCATTCATCACATCCTCAAGAGCTACTACGAAGTGCTCTGTGAGAGCGAGGCCAGCCGTGTaggcgcaggtggcaccTCGCGTGCGTCCACCAACCCCGCAACCCCAAGCGCGGCAACAGGCTCTGGCGATGATGAAGGGCCGCGTGGGCCCCGGAGGAAGAAAAACGGAGCGAAAGACGCGTGTGGTGCAGCGTCTCAAAAGACAGACGTGGCGTCcgcgaggagggcgacggcaacgacgaGCACTCACAATCCGCCGAAGGAGCCGGTCGATGTGGCCAAGACAGCCGCAtctggcggcgctgtgcaTGCATCAGACCAGACTGAAGTGGCCACGCCCctgtgcgaggcggcgctgctcccgcCGCTTCCCGAGGACCTGCACCTGAGCGATGAGTGCCTGTCGTTTCTACGGATGTGCTTCCGCCCCCGCGGGATGGACCGGCCGTCGGCCGGAGAGCTGCTCCACGAGCCGTGGTTCCTGGACTGCACCGTACCGCAGCTTCTGCGGGCGGCGCGCGAGGGTCGGCCTATGAACGGGACGACAGGCGACGAgagcgtcagcgccggcaccaGCAGTGGCACCCGCTTTGGGGTGATTGAGCAATGGGTGAAGCGTAACCTGACATGTGACAACGAGAGCCGGTGCGAGGCGTGGCTGAACAGCAacgcactgccgctgctggtgccggcgctgacgccgcGTATTATGACACCCAAGTACATAGGAAACGTGATGTGGTGTTTTTCCCACTTTGCCGAGAGCCGCTCAGCCTTGGCGACGCTCTTTGTGAACCGGTTGGGGTCGACAGAGCTCtggggggtggaggagctgaCGTCGGCGTGCGACGCGGACCACCTCGCCACACTCTttcggcggtgctgtgcaACGCAGGACGCACAAGTCCCCGTGTACACCCCGACAGAcccgcgtgcgctgcgcttTGTCTTGGGCctggagaaggaaaaggttctggcatgcgtgcgcgcgttgcACTCGCGTCTCGTGCTCGAGCCAACggccgcggcgatggcggaggcTGTGAGCTCGctgaccaccaccacagacGACACCGCAGTGGATCTGAACGactgctccgcctcctcgcctgACCCCGCGGCGCCCGCGCATACGCGCGCGCCGGATTGCGCACCAGTATCCCTTCAAGAGCAACATGAACAACAGCGGCGTGCCCGTGAGCGGCTActcagcgacggcggcgcggcggtgctgtgccagtgcgtggaggcgcagtgCAAGGCCGCTTTCCTGAGCAACACAACGCCCATGATGGAGTGGAGCACGATGAACCTGCTGTTTGACGTGCTCTGCACCATCGAGCCGCTGGCGGGTgggcaggcgctgctgtggggcCTCGGCGCTGACTTCAGCGGTGGCCACACCTCTCCGAGCTCTACAGtgggcgcaggcggtggagcggcggTTGTGAAGACGCTGACGGTTGTCGTCAACCCGTGCGGGGGACGAGGGGGCGGCGAGTTGAACAGCACCTGTGACAAACCCTCGCCAGCGACGGGTGCCCCGCTTTTGGTGTCACCGATCTCCGTGAGCCCGCAGGAGTCGATCCtgacgacagcggcaccggcgggtggcggtggcggcccgcTGAGCTCCCTAGGCAGCACTATGGGCTTCGGGTGCCACACCGTCAGTGGGCTTCCACCGGAGTCAGTGCAGTGGACCACATCCATGTCATGGCTGCTCGCAGTGcaagaggcggcgcgccacctgtgcgaagcagcggtgcgcctgcTCACCCGCTACATCCCAGTCGCCAGAAGGTGCAGGGCCGAGTACCTCGAAAAGGCCGGCGTTAGTCTGACCGCAACGCTGGTCCTCGTGGGCTCGAGCGAGGTGGTCAGCACCGAGGTGCGATGCGCGGCTGTCGAAGGCCTGCCGCAGCTACAGGCGAGCTCGCTCCGTGCGGCCCGGTACCTGCGCGACCCGGTGCGCTGCATTGCCCTGCTGGCGCTCACCCTGAAGCGGTCCTACGGTGTCCCTGCGCTGACATCGTGCCTGCTCacagccatcaccgccatGACGTCCGAGAAGCAGATGCTGGCGGCCTGCACCGGCTGCCCGTGGGTGTGGGAAGCACTGGTGTCCCTGCTAAGAGAAGTGGACGCAGCTGAcaaagccgccgccgctgctgacaaGCGCACCAGCTCGCTCCCccacagcgccgccagcaccgacgCTGGCGCGGCCGAGGGGGCCGACGCCCCACCcgccttggcggcggcgagtcCCACATCCGTCAAATCGCCtagcgccagcagcagcaacggcggtggtggcagcaacggcgccgctgctgcctttgCAGACATCGTTGTTCTGCTCTCGCGTTGGTTCGCGGAGGTGACAccgacagcgctgctgagcagTCCAGtaaccgcagcagcagcggcatcggaGCCAATACCTTCCCTCGGTCATCCAGCAGCGTCCCTATCCCTCCCGGTATTGCTGCAGACACTTCGCCGCCAGCTCGTAGCGCTGTCGCAGAACGGTCGCGTCTGCCACGGGGATCTGATGCCGGACGTGGCCAAGGTGCTGCGGCATTTGGCCCCTCtcgaagccgccgccgccgccgcgtcaaCGTCGACGGCCATGGTGGCGTGA